The Musa acuminata AAA Group cultivar baxijiao chromosome BXJ1-8, Cavendish_Baxijiao_AAA, whole genome shotgun sequence genomic sequence TCTTTTATTGTGGATGACAAGGAATTAACTGTTGGGGATGGTATTAAGGAATTTGCTGGAAACAAGTTCAAGTTCGAAGAGATCGAGAGGATGAAATTAGATAGGCCAGGTGGTCTTCCTCATGAAGGTCCTGAAAATGGAGAGTCCCTTGAAGTAACTTCTGATGAGTGTGGAAAAAATAATGACACTGAATCAAATGAACAGTTTGTTCATCAAAATGGGCGACAACAGATGGACATAACAGCTCAATCAGTAGCTGTTTCTGAAGAGCCAGTAAAATTTCAGCAGCTGAAAGAAAATAGTGCTGAACCTGATGATGGTTTTGCACCAAGGAATGGACATGCTTCTGTGAAAAAAGAAGATGGCGGTGTTGCAACTAACGGACATGCTATTTTGGAAAAAGATGGATCATCCTGCTCTCATGTCCCCAGTACAGCTAATGGTCCACTAAAAGAAGACAAGGCAGATATCCATGTAACCACCAAAAAACTTCAAATAGAATCTGTTGAAATTTTAAGCTGTTCAAGTTCTATAAGTGATGACAACAAGAAGAATGCTAGTCCATCACCATCACCAACACCTTCTATCCCAAATCCTGAAAATTTGGGGCATCCTGGTTTCTTGTCTCGTCCTGCTGGCCTTGGCTCCTCTGTTCCTTTATTGGAGCCTTCTGGTCGTTCTCTTCAGCAACCCAAGGCTAATGGCTCTGCTCCCTGGAGGTTATCTCAGCCATCTGAAGAGCCACCTGCTGATGATGGAGAGGTGAATGATGAGACACATGAAAAGCTCCAAATGATCCGGGTTAAGTTTCTCCGTTTGGCTCATAGGCTTGGGCAAACACCCCACAATGTGGTAGTTGCACAGGTTTTATACAGGTTAGGTCTGGCCGAACAACTTAAGAGAAACACAAACAGACCAGGTGTATTCAGCTTTGATCGAGCTAGTGTTATGGCAGAGCAACTTGAGGCTGCTGGTCGGGAGACCTTGGACTTCTCTTGCACGATAATGGTCATTGGAAAAACAGGAGTAGGCAAGAGTGCTACCATCAATTCTATAGTTGATGAGATTAAGTTGCCAACAGATGCCTTCCAGATGGGCACGAAGAAGGTCCAAGAAGTAGTGGGCACGGTACAGGGGATCAAGGTTAGGATTATTGACACACCTGGTCTGGTCTCTTCCTGTTCAGATCAGCATCGCAATGAGAAAGTACTTCATTCTGTCAAGAGGTTCATCAATAAAACTCCTCCAGATATCGTTCTTTACTTTGATCGGTTGGACATGCAGAGTAGGGATTATGGGGATGGTCCGCTGCTACGAACCATCACCAGCATATTTGGAGCATCCATTTGGTTCAATGCAATTGTTATTCTGACACATGCTGCATCTGCTCCTCCTGAAGGTCCAAATGGTAGTCCTTTGAGTTATGAAACGTTTGTGTCTCAGCGGTCTCATGTTGTTCAGCAAGCAATTCGTCAAGCTGCTGGGGATGTACGGCTTATGAACCCTGTTTCCCTGGTAGAGAACCACTCAGCTTGTAGAATGAATAGGGCTGGCCAGAGAGTACTACCAAATGGTCAGGTTTGGAAGCCACAGTTGTTACTACTTTCATTTGCTTCCAAAATTTTGGCCGAGGCCAACATGCTTCTGAAGTTGCAGGATAGTCCTCCTGGTAAGCTGTTTGGTTCTCGTCCAAGAGTTCCTCCGTTACCTTTTCTGTTGTCCTCTCTTCTCCAGTCAAGACCCCAACTTAAATTGCCAGGAGAGCAGTTTGGTGATGATGACAACTTGGATGAAGATGTGGATGGGACATCTGATTCTGATGAGGGTTCAGATTATGATGAATTGCCGCCTTTTAAGCCTCTCACCAGATCTCAATTGGCAAAGCTGAGCAAATTACAGAAGAAGGCATATTTTGAGGAACTAGATTACAGGGAAAGGCTCTTTTATAAGAAACAGttgaaggaggagaagaggcaCCGAAAATTTGCGAAGAAAATGGCAGATATGGCCAAGGATATGCAAGGTGGGCACGGTAATGGGGATATGGAAGAAGAAACTAGTGGCCCAGCATCTGTGCCCGTACCTATGCCAGATTATGTTCTTCCCAATTCTTTTGATTCTGATAATCCTACTCACCGATATAGGTTTCTGGATTCTTCGAACCAATGGCTTGTCAGGCCTGTGCTTGATTCCCTTGGCTGGGATCATGATATTGGTTATGAAGGCTTGAATGTGGAAAGAGTGTTTGTTATCAAAGATAAGATCCCAATGTCAGTCTCTGGCCAGCTTACAAAGGATAAGAAGGAATGTTCTCTTCAAATGGAGGTGGCAAGTTCAATCAAGCATAGTGAATCAAAAGCGACTTCATTATGCCTGGATATGCAGACTGTTGGGAAGGACATAGCCTACACATTACGTGGTGAAACGAGTTTTAGAAATATCAGGCGTAACAACACAGCCGCAGGAGTTTCAGTTACTGTACTTGGGGATTCAGTGTCAGCTGGCCTAAAGTTTGAAGATAAGTTGATGATTAGCAAAAGATTCAGAGTTCTTCTGACCGGTGGTGCAATGGCTGGTAGAGGTGATGTAGCTTATGGAGGCCGTCTTGAGGCAACTTTAAGGGACAAGGATTATCCTATAGGACGGGCTCTTTCAACTCTTGCACTGTCTATCGTTGATTGGCATGGAGACCTCCAACTTGGCTGCAATCTTCAATCTCAGCTTCCCTTGGGCAGAGGAACTAATGTAATCGGTCATGCTAACCTGAGCAACAAAGGAACAAGTCAATTCGGTATTCGTCTGAATAGCTCTGAACATCTTCAGATAGCTCTGCTCGCCTTTGTTCCCATATTAAGAAATGTCAACAAAATATTATTTGGTTCGTCTCAGTTTATGTAAGCTGTTGGCTATGAGAAAGGGGTAACATGAGAAGCTGTTGGTTCCTCTTGTACCCCAAGGAAAAGGTTTTTGGTGGAATTTTTTACTTTATGTATGAAATAGAATGAATAGCCTGCTAGAATTGTCGCTTGAGGTTACTATGGTAAGAATTTTGTTTTCCTGCTGTGGCATCAATTTCCGAATTTCAAGCCTTATTTgggttttctttttgttttctcctctctctctctctctctctctctcagtgctGATTCAGATTTTGGTAATGTATAATTGAATTTGCCTTCCTTTTTTTCCTTCGGTTTCTAAATACTAGCTTTTTTTGCAAGTAAATAAATGGTGTTCTTCGTACTGTATTGTGGTTTTTTGCCAATATATAACGCTGCCTAAATTAGCAAAATACAAGATATGTCGTATGCATAGTTATAAAATTGAGATCCGATCAAGTGGTCGGACTGCAAAAACTGGGCGGAGATTTTTTGATGATCCACATGAAACAAGAAGGGTATGCACTGAGTGAAAATTAGGATTGGGGGAGAAAGAAAGCATTATGCCCCTCTCCTTCAGCTTTCTCTCCCTTCGGTTCTCATTCTCTATCTATCCACCCTTTTTACAAATTAcgtttaatttttataaaatttaaaatatcttttagtgctatacaaaattttaaattaatttatatattttaaaattgataGTGAAAATTTTCTTCCCCGACAGTGGCTTGACATATGACAATACAATCAATCGTCAATTTTAgccatattaataataataataataataataataataataccatCATCATCTCCTACTCCCCTTATTACTGGATCAGTTGTGAGACCAAACACAACGAACGCGTCCAACCCCATTATAGAACCACTTGCGTCGCACGTAATCCTCCTTCCCAGGCCTTTAAATCTCTCCCTCCATCGTCCAACCCCATCACAACTCACCTTCACCGCCTTGCAACCGAGCGAGCCGGCGGCAATGGACTCCCGCACTTCgctccttcccct encodes the following:
- the LOC135587551 gene encoding translocase of chloroplast 101, chloroplastic-like; its protein translation is MENWADAAKEERMTGDVRMAAANGDSRGGFDEGVECDSQETEDGSKFYKEIEVFEEALEPPPQHFLPDSGVASGVEDGAATELGLSIESRELQTVVHERELNEEEMIVEKFYGAEVEVQEGEEEEKLDTSTQLFQRHEKEDEEKEEQEEENEEVEVIVSGKLDASIDCQNINQNFEEHVVVVSEEGTRTCDECDCVCSKPEDVQEPMSIQSNYPISSSEAAGGMGEVTNGSSFIVDDKELTVGDGIKEFAGNKFKFEEIERMKLDRPGGLPHEGPENGESLEVTSDECGKNNDTESNEQFVHQNGRQQMDITAQSVAVSEEPVKFQQLKENSAEPDDGFAPRNGHASVKKEDGGVATNGHAILEKDGSSCSHVPSTANGPLKEDKADIHVTTKKLQIESVEILSCSSSISDDNKKNASPSPSPTPSIPNPENLGHPGFLSRPAGLGSSVPLLEPSGRSLQQPKANGSAPWRLSQPSEEPPADDGEVNDETHEKLQMIRVKFLRLAHRLGQTPHNVVVAQVLYRLGLAEQLKRNTNRPGVFSFDRASVMAEQLEAAGRETLDFSCTIMVIGKTGVGKSATINSIVDEIKLPTDAFQMGTKKVQEVVGTVQGIKVRIIDTPGLVSSCSDQHRNEKVLHSVKRFINKTPPDIVLYFDRLDMQSRDYGDGPLLRTITSIFGASIWFNAIVILTHAASAPPEGPNGSPLSYETFVSQRSHVVQQAIRQAAGDVRLMNPVSLVENHSACRMNRAGQRVLPNGQVWKPQLLLLSFASKILAEANMLLKLQDSPPGKLFGSRPRVPPLPFLLSSLLQSRPQLKLPGEQFGDDDNLDEDVDGTSDSDEGSDYDELPPFKPLTRSQLAKLSKLQKKAYFEELDYRERLFYKKQLKEEKRHRKFAKKMADMAKDMQGGHGNGDMEEETSGPASVPVPMPDYVLPNSFDSDNPTHRYRFLDSSNQWLVRPVLDSLGWDHDIGYEGLNVERVFVIKDKIPMSVSGQLTKDKKECSLQMEVASSIKHSESKATSLCLDMQTVGKDIAYTLRGETSFRNIRRNNTAAGVSVTVLGDSVSAGLKFEDKLMISKRFRVLLTGGAMAGRGDVAYGGRLEATLRDKDYPIGRALSTLALSIVDWHGDLQLGCNLQSQLPLGRGTNVIGHANLSNKGTSQFGIRLNSSEHLQIALLAFVPILRNVNKILFGSSQFM